TTGGAGAATATAtgtctaaactaactaaatgacTAAAGcgcaaacaattaaattagaaaggtaaatcgatgatactaaaacatctagggataaatttccccactagcatgatatgatgacaatgagatcctactacccttacaacaatcataaccaagttcaataggatgaatacaccattaaagatactaataactcctttcggagactattagcttcactaccatactatcaaacctattttcatggaatcaagtatagtaatgacattgagcatagtattctataaaatccaacaatcaaatctatctattttcatgaagattatcaagcccCTTatctaaaaggcaattcattcaACTCTAACTTTCGTTAGTGATGAATAAATTGTTAACCACAATTTCCAAAGAATCTATTGAAAAACATgagttaactagcataagagatcaagtatgaacaaggattatgcataacaaaaaggaattgggattcaataattcatcatcaatatcatggctagggttccatctaaccctagattaagaaactactcacacatatcaaatgcaacaaaacaagaattcatCAAAGgaaacatgattaaaaataataacaagaaaagggATAATGAAATAGTACTTGAAATCGAATACCAAAATGACGAacaaaaataaatgaagttCCCCAATCTCTTTTCCAAAGTGAAGAATTAAAAGTATCTAAAGAAAACTGAGAAAATGTTAACCCCTCGTCTCCTGTTACATTCCTCGTCATTTAATAAAAACCGTGTGGAAAAACGGTTATTAGAGCAGGACCGGACCAGGTTTCtggaagaccggaccgggtccgtgTGCTGAGGGTTTTCCAGAGAGCAGAAATCGCAGGACCCCACCGGGTTTAAGCAAGACTGGACCGGGTCCGTGGGTTCAACATTCAAGCAAGTGATTTTAGacaaacccggccgggtttaaGCTAGACCCGACCGGGTCTTGGGCTTGAATGCTTACGTTCCTACTTCTTGCTTGAAATCACCCAGGTATGAAAATACCCGCCCGGGCTTATCATCTTGTGCTTACTTTTCTTCATGAGAACGCGGCAAAAGTACAAACGAAACCCAACGGAACTCAAAGCATGTCCGAATGGGCccgtgagctcacaaaagtgTTGCAATGCGGTCTCCAAATCTTCCAAATCTCGAAGCACGCATTCTAATGCTCAGGAGTGATCCGCTTCCAATACAAGAATGGACTAAAATGTcctgaaataatcaaagacacacaaaactccaaccaagcgtaaaaccacATGGAAAATGCGAAATCACATATCAAAATGCCATAAAATGCGAGGGAAGggagcataaaaatatagtacaaaGTGCATACATCAAACTCCCCCAAGCCGAGCCCTTGCTTGTCCCCAAGCAAATGAACCGGCAAAGAAAAGAGGAGATCATATAGGTCAACAAAGTTCTTCCCCAAAAGTTTTCGAAATTCATTTAAAAGCAACTTCAAACGAATCGGCATTTAGGCGCACTCAACATCAATCCGGAATATCATAGCGCAATAAGGCTTTCACAATTCATCCAAAAGGTAACCAGTTAAGGCCATCGTAAACACATCATAAATCAAATAAGGAGGTACTCACGGGGCGACTTACCACTCCATCGTCGATGAGTCTAGAACTCATTACACACACCAAAGTAGTAAAAATGACTACTTCCATTCCCCAGCAGTGTTTCCCTCCCAACTCTTACACTCATGTGTTTAAAAGGACAAAATTATCTCTCCAATACAAATAACATTCTAAAGACTTTCACTTTAACCTTGCTATCCTTCTCCTTCGAAAAAGACTTCAACTACCAAGAGAATCAAATCAGGCTAATAACGGATGTAACGTTGGCTAAGGTTATTGGTCGtgctaaaaaaaatatgagaccCAGTAGGGACAATAGGGAGTGAATACTCTTTTCTCGCAATTACACACACTTCGAGCATGAACAACATACAACCAATCTTGAATGAACTTCACCAGCGAAATTTCGAGCATCTAGAAGGACAAGACATAACCCCTTTATTTAACTGAATTCATAACTACAAACAAAGATCACTTTCTTTTTGTTGTTTCTGttgagttttatttattttttttttttttgaagaaataaataGTACTTGGGGGTGTCTATATacagaaaatttaaaagaaactcGAAATTTTACAATTATGGATCAGTAACCACACCaacaaccaacatcaaacttAAATAACTAATTCACTCCCTAAGCTGTAAAGGGGGGCAAATTTTGGGATTGTGGAGCTTTAGTAATGCGGGTTGAAAGGAAATGGGCTCAAGCTCAAGAGGGCTAAAACCTAAAGTCAAGTAGTGCAGGTGGCTTTTTAGTCCATGTGGTTTCAAGTTAACATCTAAgcctgaaaatcattttcaacaaGGTATATCTAGTCAAATTCTAGGAGGAGTAAAGCAAAGTCAAGATCAGTCTAGCCCCTAATGGGCATCCTAGTAGATAATGCACACACATTTGAATAGGCTTACTCACTAGCTAACCTACTCATGCTCATGAGGCAATTAAATGCCACTTAACTGGTTCTCAAATTAGGAGTGTCTGCGGTTTGCCCCTGACATCCAAATAACAGTATCACATGCCAAAATACCAGTCAAAACATTTTGCAAAATTCATTTTAGGGGAAAAGACAGTGTTACTCATATATAGGGCATTCCAACAATTCTCATCAAGCCATAAcacgttttttattttattttattttttttttgtatgcaTGCGAGAAATAAAACCTAACTCTATATGCCTATGCATGTGAGAAATAAAACCTAACTCTATATGccgaaaatgataaaattatgCAGTTGCATGAGGGAGTGAGTGAGTGGGAAGTGATTGTCCCCCCAAGCCAGTCCAAGCACGGTCCTCAGTGTTTGGTACAAGATGAAATGAATGATCACTGACCCGAACCACCACCTCCAGAACTAGAAGGACCGCCCCATCTAGTGGGGTTTTAATTCTACCTGAGGAGGCGTAGTACACTTTTTTCGTTCCTCAATGGTGGACACCTTCCAAGGAGGGATgtcctcaaacttagtttttgcAAGAACGAATGTAGGTGCAACATCTAAAACTTGGACCATCTCAATCACATCGGCTCTGTCCTTCTCGTAATTGCCCTCAATAGCTGCATAAAGTGGATCAACAATGGAGGGTGTGGACTTCCTCTCTAGAGTAGCGTCAACTATCGCATCCATCCGATAAACAGTCTCCCCAATGGCAGGATATGCCATGGATGAGGGGAGATGGAAATGCAGCTCTTCTCCCAAAATCTCAAGTGATAACTTCCCATTCTTCACATCAAAATTGGCTGTTGTGGTCTTTAAAAAATCACGACCCAAAATCACCGGAATGCAGGCATCCTCTTCCATATCTATAATGACGAAATCGCAGGGTACGAAGTAATTACCAACTTGGACGGGGAAATCCTCAAGAATACCAACTGGGTATCTCACAGATCGATCGGCTAATTGTATGGACATCCGAGTGGCTTTCATCTCGCCATTAATCTTTTTGCATAATATTAACGGCATCACACTCACACTAGCCCCTAAATCAGCAAGGGCTACAGCAGACACATCGTTCCCCAACTTCAGTGGGATAGTAAAACTACCAGGATCAGCTTGTTTCTTAGGAACCTTGCACTGAAAAATAGCGCTACATTGCCCATTCAGAGTTTCCACCACACTCTCCTCTAGCTTGCGTTTGTTGGAAATGATGTCTTTGAGGAATTTAGCATAAGAGGGCAATTCCTTAATGGCTTCTAAGAAGGGGATGTTGAGCTGTAATTTGCTCAATACTTGAAgaaattttccatatttttgCTCAAGCTTCGCCTGTGCCAATCTAGACGGAAATGGCACTGTTGGTGTGTAAGTTCGACCGGCGGTTATGGACTTGTCTGAATTTACTGGCTCATCTTTCCTTTCTTCAGAAACATCATCATTAGTACCTGGAGCTGGAACAACAATAGGTGAAGTCTTTACCTAAGGGGCTGGATCATGAAGTGTCCTACCACTCCTCGTAGTTACTGCATTGAGCTGCTAATGTGGGGATGTGGTTGGGTTCCTTTCTGTGTTTCCCGGAAGTTGCCCCTTTTGCATGGATAAGTTACTCAATTGCTGAGCCATCTGAGCCATCTGAGTGTCGATCATTTTGTTGTGAGCCAAAATCTGATTAATGGAGGTGCTGAAGTATTCATTTTGCTTGCTTTGGGTAGCAATAAAGTTCTCCATCAAGCTCTCAAGGTTGGACTTCGGTGGATGTTGTTGTTGAGGTGGGAAGGGAGGCCTTTGTTGGAAACCCGATGGTATGTTGTACGAGGATGAGGGATTCTGCGCATTGTTGTTTTTGTAGGAAAATTTTGGATGATCCCTCCATCCTGGATTGAAGGTGTTCGAGTAGGGGTTGTATTGTTGTCTCGCATTCTGATTTTGGATGGCATTGACTTGTTCCACAGCAGCAACCCCTTCGGCTTGAAGTTGGCAATCGACACTAGAATGCCCATTTAAGCCCCAAGCACCACAGACTTTATTTATTGCAGCTACATCCAATTGCTCAACCTTCCTTGTCAAAGCCTGTACATTATTAGTCAAAGCAACAATAGCATCCACTTCAGACCTACCACCTCGCCTTGGAGTTGATTGTTCTCGCCAGTGGTAATTTGAAGCCATATCATCAAGAATTTTCTTGACCTGGGTCAGTGTTTTCATCA
This genomic stretch from Amaranthus tricolor cultivar Red isolate AtriRed21 chromosome 9, ASM2621246v1, whole genome shotgun sequence harbors:
- the LOC130823343 gene encoding uncharacterized protein LOC130823343, whose amino-acid sequence is MQTRRQGHELVPFDPEIEATARKLNSKQRRRRNKRREDLIMAETPEKPLLDYITPDASIVTTSIVRPEISGNQYEIRSAFFNWIAQDQFHGIENESPTDHINLFIDKCMTHKYNNVTSDQLMLIAFPFSLAGAAKQWLREEEPNSIATWEALKKAFLHRYDPPGKTSKYRNEISTFKQKDGKSLYDAWERFKSLIRKCPHHGLPDWMVIETVYNALRHEIQTSLDAAAGGNFMMKTLTQVKKILDDMASNYHWREQSTPRRGGRSEVDAIVALTNNVQALTRKVEQLDVAAINKVCGAWGLNGHSSVDCQLQAEGVAAVEQVNAIQNQNARQQYNPYSNTFNPGWRDHPKFSYKNNNAQNPSSSYNIPSGFQQRPPFPPQQQHPPKSNLESLMENFIATQSKQNEYFSTSINQILAHNKMIDTQMAQMAQQLSTNDDVSEERKDEPVNSDKSITAGRTYTPTVPFPSRLAQAKLEQKYGKFLQVLSKLQLNIPFLEAIKELPSYAKFLKDIISNKRKLEESVVETLNGQCSAIFQCKVPKKQADPGSFTIPLKLGNDVSAVALADLGASVSVMPLILCKKINGEMKATRMSIQLADRSVRYPVGILEDFPVQVGNYFVPCDFVIIDMEEDACIPVILGRDFLKTTTANFDVKNGKLSLEILGEELHFHLPSSMAYPAIGETVYRMDAIVDATLERKSTPSIVDPLYAAIEGNYEKDRADVIEMVQVLDVAPTFVLAKTKFEDIPPWKVSTIEERKKCTTPPQGLCLVLLDARNFAGEVHSRLVLKSFSKEKDSKVKVKVFRMLFVLER